Proteins from one Antennarius striatus isolate MH-2024 chromosome 12, ASM4005453v1, whole genome shotgun sequence genomic window:
- the klhdc3l gene encoding rab9 effector protein with kelch motifs codes for MTHAGPCLWTPLPQGPGSPSDRYKHACCSCDGHVYVLGGRASGCLGDLWRYSVVCNEWAELPCNGDAAPEELEEHSMVAHEGLLYVFGGMLDSAYSKWRHPLWVFDVAKEKWVNWQRKPRPHQTRVPANRKGHSAVIMGSAMLVYGGFVDMKGSSQEFWSLDLGTMTWSLLSGGQQGTGSPGPRHSHSAVAHLGCMYLFGGLKGLREQRDMWRWSSTTSSWTSIRTWAGPPRLVGHSAVAYKDSMLLFGGGESQNSPKNCLWRYDFSTQSWGQVAFLPGSTPPEKIYHCCTGLGPSYRSGSVRPPKLADGRTRPFKNKCFPAPLTFLGSEGAIELQTLGPARPPRDRTETCLTFENKAFRRQRDDELTDEDEDLICHLPDLLLVLGGRPSSAPGPISVWQMTLTDS; via the exons ATGACTCACGCCGGCCCCTGCCTGTGGACCCCCCTGCCTCAGGGCCCCGGCTCCCCGAGTGACCGCTACAAACACGCGTGCTGCAGCTGTGACGGACACGTCTATGTCCTGGGGGGCCGGGCCAGCGGCTGCCTGGGAGACCTGTGGAGGTACAGCGTCG TGTGCAACGAGTGGGCAGAGCTACCCTGCAATGGAGACGCCGCCCccgaggagctggaggaacaTTCTATGGTGGCCCACGAG GGTCTCCTCTACGTGTTTGGAGGGATGCTGGATTCTGCATATTCCAAGTGGAGGCACCCCCTCTGGGTGTTTGACGTGG CGAAGGAGAAGTGGGTCAACTGGCAGagaaagccccgcccccaccag acCCGGGTGCCAGCCAATAGGAAGGGACACAGCGCGGTGATCATGGGTTCGGCCATGCTGGTGTATGGTGGCTTCGTGGACATGAAGGGATCCTCACAGGAATTCTGGAGCCTGGATCTgg GCACCATGACCTGGTCCCTGCTCAGCGGAGGCCAGCAGGGCACGGGGAGCCCCGGACCCCGACACAGCCACTCTGCCGTGGCCCACCTGGGCTGCATGTACCTGTTTGGGGGCCTGAAGGGTCTGAGGGAGCAGAGAGACATGTGGAGGTGGAgctccaccacctccagctgGACCTCCATCAGGACCTG GGCGGGCCCCCCCAGACTGGTGGGCCACTCAGCTGTGGCCTACAAGGACAGCATGCTTCTTTTTGGGGGAGGTGAGAGTCAGAACTCCCCCAAGAACTGCCTGTGGAGGTATGACTTCAGCACCCAGAGCTGGGGGCAGGTGGCCTTCCTCCCAGGCTCCACCCCTCCCGAGAAGATCTACCACTGCTGCACCGGGCTGGGCCCCAGCTACAGGTCCGGATCTGTACGCCCCCCCAAGCTGGCGGACGGGAGAACGCGGCCGTTCAAGAACAAGTGCTTCCCTGCCCCGCTCACCTTCCTGGGGTCGGAGGGGGCCATAGAGCTGCAGACGCTGGGCCCTGCACGGCCCCCCAGGGACAGGACGGAGACCTGCCTGACCTTTGAGAACAAGGCCTTTAGGAGGCAACGGGACGACGAGCTGACGGACGAGGATGAGGACCTGATCTGTCACCTCCCTgacctgctgctggtgctggggGGCCGGCCCAGCAGTGCCCCCGGTCCCATCTCCGTGTGGCAGATGACCCTCACGGactcctga